From the genome of Tachysurus vachellii isolate PV-2020 chromosome 2, HZAU_Pvac_v1, whole genome shotgun sequence, one region includes:
- the tma16 gene encoding translation machinery-associated protein 16 — MPKAQKGKSSVEKKVIHPYSRKAAAMNRAAIKHERKEKWKSDKALRLNLIRDKLLWFQSQLDSGKFEYSKQEVCEIIERYLHRFDSELEQIELANSIKGRQGRVHFSRETVIKQTMERERAQYEGSGFEIPDIINSKHLKTFREWNGELKKLPNIKMRKVSPKGLEKKHTAVKETHADDEACEEDINDDDDDDDDEASQDSDAERLEDKA, encoded by the exons ATG CCGAAAGCACAAAAAGGAAAGAGCTCTGTGGAGAAGAAAGTGATCCATCCTTATAGCAGAAAAGCGGCTGCTATGAACAGAGCAGCTATCaaacatgaaagaaaagaaaa gtggAAAAGTGACAAAGCCCTGCGTTTAAATTTAATCA GGGACAAACTTTTGTGGTTCCAAAGTCAGCTGGACTCCGGAAAGTTTGAATATTCCAAACAAGAAGTTTGTGAAATCATTGAGAG GTATCTTCATCGCTTCGACAGCGAATTGGAACAAATCGAGCTGGCCAACAGCATTAAGGGACGCCAGGGGCGAGTACACTTTTCCAGAGAGACCGTCATAAAGCAGACGATGGAAAGAGAGCGAGCCCAGTACGAGGGGAGCGGCTTCG AGATCCCAGATATAATCAACAGCAAACATTTAAAGACGTTCAG AGAGTGGAACGGTGAGCTGAAGAAGCTGCCCAACATCAAGATGCGCAAGGTTTCACCAAAAgggctggaaaaaaaacacactgcagtgaaaGAGACACATGCTGACGATGAGGCATGTGAGGAAGacattaatgatgatgatgatgatgatgacgacgaggCATCCCAGGACTCTGATGCAGAGCGTTTGGAAGATAAAGCATGA
- the med28 gene encoding mediator of RNA polymerase II transcription subunit 28 gives MTQQKSKMASSMGGMFSGQQQQQQQPPPGAHPPLPGPGASGNSRTPGNTLVDDLEASFEACFASLVSQDYVNGTDQEEIRTGVDQCIQRFLDVARQTECFFLQKRLQLSVQKPEQVEKEDISELRNELQRKEVLIQKHQNKILHWQQVLEDINVQHKKPTELPQGPLAFLEQASASLPAPMKPN, from the exons ATGACACAACAAAAGTCCAAGATGGCGTCCTCCATGGGTGGAATGTTTTCGggacaacagcagcagcaacagcagcctCCTCCCGGcgctcatcctcctcttcccgGTCCAGGAGCTTCGGGAAACTCGAGAACACCAGGAAACACTTTAGTGGATGATCTTGAAGCTTCTTTCGAA GCATGTTTTGCGTCTTTAGTTAGCCAAGACTACGTGAACGGGACAGACCAAGAGGAAATCAGAACAG GAGTTGACCAGTGCATTCAGAGATTTCTTGATGTAGCCAGACAGACTGAATGCTTCTTTCTTCAAAAGAGGCTACAGCTGTCAGTACAGAAACCAGAGCAGGTGGAAAAAGAG GACATATCGGAGTTGAGGAACGAGCTCCAGAGGAAGGAAGTGCTGATTCAGAAGCACCAGAACAAGATTCTTCACTGGCAGCAAGTGCTGGAGGACATTAACGTCCAGCACAAAAAACCAACAGAGCTACCACAGGGGCCACTAGCCTTTTTAGAGCAAGCCTCGGCCAGCCTGCCCGCTCCCATGAAACCCAACTGA
- the npy1r gene encoding neuropeptide Y receptor type 1, with product MPYPDLLPPAPPPAILNCSSLNCTLANFSAFHGDECHADKPLFVTLAVAYCAIALLGVTGNLALIVLIWRQRELSNATSVLIANLSASDLLMAFVCLPFTFAYTFMDHWAFGGAMCKINSLAQCTSVSVSIFSLVLIAVERYQLILRPRGWRPSAFHACMGVGLTWGLALLTAMPFLIFSITTDTPLQQLPAFLREHYRGKVVCIEQWPSRQFKLAYTTTMLLLQYVAPLAFIFICYLKIYVRLRQRRSVMERMRENKYRSHETKRISVMLFSIVVAFAICWLPLNVFNAVSDWNHEATMNCTHNPLFLLCHLTAMCSICINPIFYGFLNRNFQRDLQSFRLCKRLSTREEEYDTVAMSTIHSDLSKTSMKLI from the exons ATGCCTTACCCTGATCTTCTCCCACCTGCCCCACCTCCTGCCATCCTAAACTGCTCCTCGCTCAACTGCACGCTTGCCAACTTTTCAGCGTTTCATGGTGACGAGTGCCATGCTGACAAGCCCTTGTTTGTGACCCTTGCTGTAGCTTACTGTGCTATAGCCTTGCTGGGAGTGACTGGTAATTTGGCATTGATTGTTTTGATCTGGCGCCAACGTGAACTCTCCAATGCAACTAGTGTGCTTATTGCCAACCTGTCAGCATCTGACTTGCTGATGGCATTTGTCTGCCTGCCGTTCACATTTGCTTACACATTCATGGACCACTGGGCATTTGGTGGTGCCATGTGCAAGATCAACAGCCTAGCACAATGCACCTCTGTCTCAGTCTCCATCTTTTCCCTTGTGCTCATTGCTGTTGAGCGCTACCAGCTGATCTTGCGACCGCGTGGCTGGAGACCCAGTGCATTTCATGCCTGCATGGGTGTTGGCCTCACCTGGGGTCTGGCCCTACTCACTGCCATGCCCTTTCTAATCTTTTCCATTACCACTGATACACCCTTGCAGCAGCTGCCCGCCTTTTTGCGTGAGCACTACCGAGGAAAGGTGGTGTGTATAGAGCAGTGGCCTTCACGTCAATTCAAGCTTGCTTACACAACCACCATGTTGCTGCTGCAGTATGTCGCACCCCTCGCCTTCATCTTCATTTGCTATCTGAAG ATCTACGTTCGTCTGAGGCAGCGGAGGAGCGTGATGGAGCGAATGCGTGAGAACAAATACCGCAGCCATGAGACAAAGCGCATCAGCGTCATGCTGTTTTCCATCGTGGTGGCGTTCGCTATCTGCTGGCTGCCGCTCAACGTCTTCAACGCCGTCTCTGACTGGAACCACGAAGCCACCATGAACTGCACACACAATCCCCTGTTCTTGCTGTGCCATCTCACTGCCATGTGCTCCATCTGCATCAACCCCATCTTCTACGGCTTCCTGAATCGCAACTTCCAGCGTGACCTGCAGTCCTTCCGACTGTGCAAGAGGCTTTCAACGAGAGAGGAAGAATACGACACCGTCGCCATGTCCACCATCCATAGCGACCTGTCCAAGACGTCTATGAAACTTATCTAG